In one Pseudomonadota bacterium genomic region, the following are encoded:
- a CDS encoding DUF805 domain-containing protein gives MSQQLPVNVSWPMYMLFTFDGRLDRPRYWRWYGSLLAVTLVALMAGEPIVALATGSVPTWALNSKRCHDVGRSGWFQLLSLIPYVGWPMFLFLVAFQKGDDAWNEHGAPGYLLRAPSPEELKQGVSDAFLRPRAPARRTASNDSG, from the coding sequence ATGAGCCAGCAGCTTCCAGTCAACGTATCATGGCCCATGTACATGCTGTTTACGTTCGATGGGCGGCTCGACCGTCCGCGCTACTGGCGCTGGTACGGTTCGTTGCTGGCTGTCACGTTGGTTGCGCTCATGGCGGGTGAGCCCATCGTGGCGCTCGCCACCGGCAGCGTCCCCACGTGGGCACTCAACTCGAAGCGATGCCACGACGTGGGTCGGTCCGGTTGGTTCCAACTGCTGAGCTTGATCCCCTACGTGGGCTGGCCCATGTTTTTGTTTCTCGTGGCGTTCCAAAAAGGCGACGACGCCTGGAACGAACACGGCGCTCCGGGCTACCTGCTGCGAGCCCCCAGCCCTGAAGAACTCAAGCAGGGAGTGAGCGATGCGTTCCTGCGCCCGCGAGCCCCCGCGCGCCGCACGGCGTCGAACGATTCGGGCTAG